From the genome of Aspergillus chevalieri M1 DNA, chromosome 8, nearly complete sequence, one region includes:
- a CDS encoding uncharacterized protein (COG:Q;~EggNog:ENOG410Q2NF;~InterPro:IPR001613,IPR006175,IPR036188,IPR002937, IPR035959;~PFAM:PF01042,PF13450,PF01593;~go_function: GO:0016491 - oxidoreductase activity [Evidence IEA];~go_process: GO:0055114 - oxidation-reduction process [Evidence IEA]) yields MAPMVRAIESVSSSASASLTTETGLLHVSGRPRSPVSGQVPADYDSQVLLSLLNLHRALLAANGSIANIVRLTLYIVNCNFQRHQHTRHLQRFLRSHNPVISLIPVTQLAEPGWKFLVDAKASISHSFPRPLTTPEQKAWDVIILGAGLSGLTAADQLTQAGLSCLVLEARDRVGGRTWSTSLSNGKGIVDIGASWLNDTNQSKVSQLAKRFEVKFITQNTSGNCITQDKAGNNHVFAYGGLPVRSLPSALLLSDLLELTTAQFDIDIQKHLIEIRDLVETDCQQLDAANPQNPIHDAMTFLAYLHSRNASEVAIASASIWTRAMLGQEPQDISALYFLHHCKTGGGLLQMRSDRTGGGQYLRIRRGTQSISEALAASLPSGNILLSSPVTAIDQSNPNRVVVQTANRTFQASKVISTVSSPVLRTIQFTPALPARKQLLVDSYTYGYFTKAMLVFKNPFWVEKGFCGLAQSFRGPSSIIRDCSSPEDGGWVLTCFLCGDTGRAWSQQDEKTRTDSLLEQVGLLYSDKDRVLSEYITTVWHDWTAEQYSGFGCPCPSLPPGVLTAAGDALREPFWNVHFSGTETSVEWKGFMEGAVRSGERAATEVSKQLVRARV; encoded by the coding sequence ATGGCTCCCATGGTGCGAGCAATCGAGTCGGTCTCTAGCAGCGCGTCCGCGTCGTTGACGACTGAGACGGGTCTGCTACACGTCTCCGGGCGGCCACGCTCTCCCGTGTCTGGTCAAGTCCCTGCAGACTACGACTCTCAGGTCCTCCTCTCGCTCTTGAACCTCCACAGGGCCCTGTTAGCAGCCAATGGCTCCATCGCGAACATTGTCCGCCTGACCCTCTACATCGTCAACTGTAATTTCCAACGACACCAACACACCCGCCACCTCCAGCGTTTCCTGCGCTCCCACAACCCCGTCATCAGCCTCATTCCGGTGACTCAACTGGCAGAGCCGGGGTGGAAATTTCTCGTCGACGCTAAAGCTTCCATCTCCCATTCCTTCCCGCGGCCACTAACCACTCCCGAACAGAAGGCGTGGGATGTCATCATCCTCGGCGCTGGTCTGTCCGGTCTCACGGCAGCCGATCAACTCACGCAAGCCGGACTCTCATGCCTTGTCCTTGAGGCCCGCGACCGCGTGGGAGGTCGCACATGGAGCACCTCTTTGTCCAATGGGAAAGGCATCGTCGATATCGGAGCCTCCTGGTTGAACGACACCAATCAAAGCAAGGTCTCCCAGCTGGCCAAGCGCTTTGAAGTCAAGTTCATCACGCAGAACACCTCCGGCAACTGTATCACGCAGGACAAGGCCGGCAACAACCATGTCTTTGCATATGGCGGACTTCCCGTGAGATCTCTGCCTTCTGCCCTCCTACTTTCGGATCTTCTTGAACTAACCACTGCCCAGTTTGACATCGACATCCAAAAGCACCTCATCGAAATCCGAGATCTTGTCGAAACAGACTGCCAGCAGCTCGACGCTGCAAATCCTCAAAACCCCATCCATGACGCCATGACCTTCCTCGCTTACCTCCACAGCCGAAACGCAAGCGAAGTCGCCATTGCCTCGGCATCAATCTGGACCCGCGCCATGCTGGGCCAAGAGCCCCAGGATATATCAGCCCTCTACTTTCTCCACCACTGCAAAACAGGCGGCGGACTCCTCCAGATGCGTTCCGACCGCACCGGCGGGGGACAGTATCTACGCATTCGACGGGGAACCCAGTCTATATCCGAAGCCCTAGCTGCGTCTCTCCCCTCGGGAAATATCCTGCTGTCCTCCCCTGTCACAGCAATAGACCAATCAAACCCTAACCGCGTGGTCGTCCAAACCGCCAATCGAACCTTCCAAGCCTCCAAGGTCATTTCCACGGTATCCAGTCCCGTTCTTCGCACCATCCAGTTCACACCTGCGCTTCCAGCACGTAAGCAGTTGCTGGTCGACTCGTACACCTACGGATACTTCACGAAAGCCATGCTGGTCTTCAAGAATCCCTTCTGGGTCGAGAAGGGCTTCTGCGGACTTGCTCAGTCCTTCAGAGGTCCTTCCTCTATAATTAGGGACTGCAGCTCCCCAGAGGATGGCGGCTGGGTCTTAACCTGCTTCCTGTGCGGCGATACGGGCCGGGCATGGTCGCAGCAGGACGAGAAGACTCGGACGGATTCATTACTCGAGCAGGTGGGACTGCTGTACAGCGACAAGGATCGTGTGCTCAGCGAGTACATCACCACTGTCTGGCATGACTGGACTGCAGAGCAGTACTCTGGCTTTGGCTGCCCTTGTCCCTCCCTACCCCCTGGAGTTCTGACTGCCGCGGGAGATGCCCTCCGCGAGCCCTTTTGGAACGTCCACTTCTCCGGCACAGAAACTTCTGTCGAGTGGAAGGGTTTCATGGAAGGTGCGGTGCGCAGCGGCGAGCGGGCTGCGACGGAAGTGTCGAAGCAGTTGGTTCGGGCTCGGGTGTAG
- a CDS encoding TauD/TfdA family dioxygenase (COG:I;~EggNog:ENOG410PJYC;~InterPro:IPR042098,IPR003819;~PFAM:PF02668;~go_function: GO:0016491 - oxidoreductase activity [Evidence IEA];~go_process: GO:0055114 - oxidation-reduction process [Evidence IEA]), with amino-acid sequence MTDSYPNRHPDIGYMPDYDKYLTRGKRRQETEKLDEHLPEGFPSSLSGDLVWDASTLANRYNWNYHLTAEDLDEINNALRHFKSLNKPMGELSPDTFPLPQLHAALRGISNEVHNGYGFKVIRGLPVDNYTREENVIIYTGLSSHVAPIRGRQDNKWQGKPADVIVAHVKDLSQSCNSKDIPGPVVTADKQVFHTDAGDVIALFCLNEGETGGESYIASTCHVYNVLAATRPDLIKTLSEPWPFDDFAPTGDVYKLRPLLYYQPATQTDPERLIIQYSRRNLTGYLDCKRSANIPPLTEAQAEALDAVHFTAEKHAISLDFHKGDIQFANNLSILHARGAFTDSSAKRRHLLRLWLRDPEYEWTKTKGLKERFDRVYAGVTVENSVFPLEATIRSSNVAT; translated from the exons ATGACTGATTCATATCCGAACAGACATCCTGACATTGGGTATATGCCTGACTATGATAAGTATCTGACGCGCGGCAAGCGCAGACAAGAAACCGAGAAGCTCGATGAGCACCTCCCCGAGGGCTTTCCTTCCAGTCTGTCTGGCGATCTTGTTTGGGACGCCAGTACTTTAGCCAACAGGTATAACTGGAATTACCATCTCACTGCCGAAGACCTCGATGAGATCAACAATGCTCTTCGACACTTCAAGT CGTTAAACAAACCAATGGGCGAGCTCTCCCCAGACACGTTTCCCTTGCCCCAGTTGCATGCTGCGCTGCGCGGAATCTCAAACGAGGTCCATAACGGCTACGGTTTCAAAGTTATTCGTGGTCTTCCCGTGGACAACTACACCCGCGAAGAGAACGTTATAATTTACACGGGCCTTTCATCACATGTCGCACCTATTCGTGGTCGTCAAGACAACAAATGGCAAGGCAAGCCAGCTGATGTCATTGTTGCCCATGTTAAGGATCTGAGTCAGTCATGCAATTCTAAGGACATCCCTGGTCCTGTGGTAACCGCCGACAAACAAGTGTTTCACACTGATGCTGGAGATGTTATTGCCCTATTCTGTCTGAACGAAGGTGAAACGGGTGGTGAGAGCTATATTGCGAGTACCTGCCATGTTTACAACGTACTTGCTGCTACGCGCCCTGATTTGATCAAGACTCTCTCCGAGCCTTGGCCTTTTGACGA TTTCGCGCCGACTGGTGACGTGTACAAGCTGCGACCCCTACTGTACTACCAGCCTGCTACCCAGACCGACCCCGAGCGACTTATCATCCAATACTCGCGAAGAAACTTGACTGGCTATTTGGATTGCAAGCGGTCGGCCAATATTCCGCCGCTTACCGAAGCCCAAGCAGAGGCCCTAGATGCCGTTCATTTTACCGCCGAGAAACACGCTATTTCGCTGGACTTTCACAAAGGCGACATCCAGTTTGCCAATAACTTGAGCATTCTACACGCCAGAGGAGCATTTACTGATTCCAGTGCGAAGCG ACGTCACCTTCTCCGACTTTGGCTGCGGGATCCTGAGTATGAGTGGACGAAGACCAAAGGCCTGAAGGAGCGATTTGATCGGGTCTATGCAGGCGTGACGGTTGAGAACTCGGTGTTCCCACTGGAAGCCACCATCCGCAGTAGCAACGTGGCTACATAG
- a CDS encoding fungal specific transcription factor domain-containing protein (COG:S;~EggNog:ENOG410PVE8;~TransMembrane:2 (i272-289o329-350i)) translates to MSFSSETTFDEYCANFSGQNSRWETFGLFFTAVCRASVDLAYAEPLYGSEQQRRKIQKLTLSYSDRCLDLCLPLDCMNDLQLVLQYENFISHSQVDGDQSYLSWRKLGDVAASLFALGYHQQQTETFRAAPHFLRNLRQTAFCRTYSADKNVSIFLGRPPRIIRKFCHFCLPGKHIQSAQEASRKTAVWDPAEKPDFITDSRWAALCAILKEDLLDLFTEENYDERVRQARLIKADAHAQWNAVPESYRLECSLKACDRRPVERDFMVNMKLAYLHVQFLLGLALLRPITTNPDPELFSISMDMLSLVVESIMLKDQIINSGTSLVWKVAYYGLSAAGLISLTLVNRSFATETLQTSMSKVFQDLSILVGEIERGTLVYIDSPNYALLTSATQTIKSLLERMVFPSHNMTTASGNQPVLIESEQVAALDEDDGTWGLWDNNSLQDFEINFWHNLAGHPFLNH, encoded by the exons ATGTCCTTCAGTTCCGAAACAACATTTGATGAATACTGCGCCAACTTCTCTGGACAAAACTCCCGATGGGAAACTTTTGGCCTATTCTTCACTGCCGTTTGTCGAGCCTCTGTAGATCTGGCTTATGCAGAACCGCTGTATGGCTCAGAGCAACAACGTCGTAAGATCCAAAAGTTGACACTTTCGTACTCGGACCGATGTTTGGATCTTTGTCTACCGCTGGATTGTATGAATGATCTACAGCTTGTTCTACAGTATGAGAATTTTATCTCTCATTCGCAGGTTGATGGTGATCAGA GCTACCTCTCTTGGCGGAAACTAGGAGACGTAGCAGCCTCCCTTTTCGCTCTTGGCTACCACCAACAACAAACAGAAACATTCCGTGCAGCTCCTCACTTCCTTCGCAATCTTCGCCAAACAGCTTTTTGTCGGACATACTCAGCAGATAAAAATGTGTCAATATTTCTCGGCAGGCCACCTCGAATCATACGCAAGTTCTGCCACTTTTGTCTTCCAGGGAAACATATACAGTCCGCCCAGGAAGCATCTCGCAAGACAGCAGTCTGGGATCCTGCTGAAAAGCCGGATTTCATTACGGACTCGAGGTGGGCTGCTCTCTGTGCGATATTAAAGGAAGATTTATTGGATTTGTTCACTGAGGAGAACTACGATGAAAGGGTCCGACAAGCACG ACTTATAAAGGCTGATGCCCATGCTCAATGGAATGCTGTCCCCGAAAGCTATCGCCTCGAGTGTAGTCTCAAGGCATGTGACCGGCGGCCAGTGGAGCGTGACTTCATGGTCAATATGAAGCTCGCTTATCTTCACGTACAATTTCTTCTGGGTCTGGCTTTACTCCGCCCCATAACCACAAACCCAGATCCCGAACTGTTCAGTATTTCTATGGATATGCTTAGCCTTGTCGTGGAGTCGATTATGCTTAAGGACCAAATAATCAATTCTGGCACATCATTAGTCTGGAAG GTTGCATACTACGGCTTGTCAGCTGCTGGACTGATATCTCTCACCCTCGTAAACCGATCCTTTGCCACTGAGACCCTTCAAACTAGCATGTCGAAGGTATTCCAAGACCTGAGCATTCTCGTGGGAGAGATTGAACGTGGAACATTGGTATATATTGACTCGCCCAATTATGCCTTACTAACTAGTGCCACTCAAACAATTAAGAGTCTTCTCGAGCGCATGGTGTTCCCTTCACACAACATGACAACGGCTTCGGGCAATCAACCAGTACTGATAGAGTCCGAACAGGTGGCCGCcttggatgaggatgatggaactTGGGGTCTATGGGACAACAACAGTCTCCAAGATTTTGAAATCAACTTCTGGCACAATCTTGCTGGCCATCCTTTTCTTAATCATTAG